GAGGCTGCGGACCAGGAGGACCAGGGCGGAGGACGCGCAGACGAGCAGCACCACGGGCCGGACCCGGGAGGCGGGCAGGCGGGGGCGCAGCACGCGGCCGAGGAGGGCCCCGACGGCGAGCACCGGGGACAGCGCCAGCGCCAGCAGGAACGTGTCGCGCTCGAGGTGGCCGGCCAGGCCCAGTCCCGCGAGGGAGAGCGCGGCGCCGACCATGAAGTAGACCGCGAGCGTCGTGCGGATCGTGCGCGGCGGCCGGTGCTGGTAGAGCAGCGCCAGCGGCGGGCCGCCGATCGAGGTGGCGGTGCCGCTCACCCCCGAGATGGCTCCGGCCACCACGAGCGAGGTGCGGTTGAGCGGCAGCACGACGGTGCGCCAGGTCATGGCCACCGCCAGCAGCACCATCACGCCCACGGCGACA
This Nocardioides dokdonensis FR1436 DNA region includes the following protein-coding sequences:
- a CDS encoding sulfite exporter TauE/SafE family protein, which translates into the protein MALALLAGATVQSLVGLGLGLVSAPVITLVEPRLMPELMLWLALALPFVTLAHEREDIDWHGLGWSLPSRVLGTGVGVVAVTALEPRLLGVAVGVMVLLAVAMTWRTVVLPLNRTSLVVAGAISGVSGTATSIGGPPLALLYQHRPPRTIRTTLAVYFMVGAALSLAGLGLAGHLERDTFLLALALSPVLAVGALLGRVLRPRLPASRVRPVVLLVCASSALVLLVRSLT